GGGATCAACAAAATTGAGGGGACACTGAGTGGAAGTGATGAGTCTGAGTTTCTCAAGAACATAACAAAGTATAAAAACCAGGTATAATCTATCTcatcatttctttaaatgtaatgtgtcaATTTGCGGCCAGATCACATAATGTAGTAACCTGGTCCAGACACATTTAATGTAACCAGCAGACACTCCAGGAAGTCAGTGGTCAGATTTCCCCATCTAACTCATagcaagaaaaaatacattcttcaaaagaaatgtaaaacattttcatgatatagttatttctttctatttctattatttgtctttttttccttcaggaCGTAGGGTTTGTTAGGCTTTTTTCCAAAGTGCAAACTGCTAACTTCAAGGTGAGAACTAATAAGTTGATGCTTCATGAGGATTTTTATGTTGCGCTGATGGAGCTTCCCGAGCAGTATGACTTTGGGATGTACTCTAGATTCTTCAACACTTTCGGCACCCACTATGTCACAGAGGGAACTATGGGAGGAACACTCGAGTATGTTGTGGTTATCAACAAAACCTCCCTGGCCTCATCTGGTAGAGTGCACTTTACACTTTATTGCAGTtgtgaaattaataaatacTAATGGTAAAGGTGATGTAAAGTAACCTTTGATATGTTCTTTTCCCTAACTTTTACAGACATTGAAGGTGAGCAAGCTGGTCGATGCTTCGGTGCCTCTATTGGCATAAGCAAATCATTAAATCCCCAAGTAACTGAAGGTCTAAAACTGGGTGGGAATCTATGCAACAAAGAGGGGAGTTATAGTGAAGGTGAGACATTTTCCattctgttttcattatcaAATGAGAAATAGAATATTGAGTGATAATATGCAGACTGACAGCACATCCGTGTTTGGGAGTCCTAAATTGTTATCCATTAGCTTTATTAGTAAGTAAGATGAATTTCTCTTcaactgataaataaaaaaatgatcagtaatattttgttgttggttttttttttttaaatgtagataGGAAGTCAAATTCAGTTTCGATTGACGACATTGTGACATTAGTGAAGGGAGGAATCCCATATAGCAGCAGCGGCCTGCTGGTTATCAGGAACCCAGACACTTACAGGAACTGGGGGGCGACGCTCAAGTATAACCCAGCACTCATCAACTATGAGGtgaaaacacttgttttctATGATAAAACACAAGATTAATGACTCAAACTTACACTATTAAGTCTATTCTGGTGCGGTTACCTAtcaccttttctgtttctcttcacccTGCCTCTGGCCTTTCTCTCTGTGAACCAGATCATGCCGATACATGAGCTAGTGCAACTTAGCACAGCCGCTGACCATGTAGGTGCGAGACTGGCCAACTTGAAGAGGGGTTGGGATGAGTACCTGCAGCAGTTTAACCCCTGTCGCTGTGCCCCCTGCAAGCACAACGGGATCCCCGTTCTAACAgggacttcctgtagctgcataTGTAAGGAAGGCTACCGAGGAGACGCCTGCGAGGAGACTCACAGAGGAGGTGAGCTTTTTTGTAATATAAAGCAGATGTAGATATCGTCAAATTACTTTCTTAGCTGCAAGAAGTGATTATTTCACAACTCTGAcaaataaacttttaatttcAATACCAACACATGAACATGTAGATGAGGATTTAGACATTTAAAGATCACACTTACAGACACAAAGCCAGCATGGCAAAACTATACTATGCTAAAACTATGAATATTTATATGTACAGATCAGTATCTTATTATTTAGTTGTTGTGGTAGGATCTCGTTTGGCGAAGTATCTGGTAATCACAGAGGTCAACTAAATGTTCAGAGGATGTGATGGGGTAACGTCAGCGTGCAGACATTTCCTCTTACCGAATCCATGTGCATTGGTAAACACTTCAGTTTTACTTGACAGCTACCAAGACAGACGGGCAATGGTCTTGCTGGGGGGCCTGGTCATCATGTGCATCAGGGAGGAAGACTCGGACAAGAACCTGTGATAATCCCCCACCTGAAGGCGGCGGAGCAGCCTGCCTGGGCTCATCCTCTCAGACTCTGCGCTGCTAATGTAACATTACTTTTAGACTAAGAACCTTTGTGTTGTTTAGTCAAAGAAAATGTCTTGGCTCTGTTACAAGCTTTTTGGAGGTCTCCAAAATTAAAGGACATCTGTACCATTTATGATGTGAGcccatactgtatgtaacactGTGTCATTCCGCATTGGAATAAATGTGTGTGGTTacagactgtttgtgtgtgtgtactaatgTTACACTAGAAGCTAAATTAAGGTCAGTCCCTAAGGCAGATTTAGTTAAATGCTTCAATtacacagaagagaagaagcgACACACATGGTTTAACATCATTTAAAGAGAATTCACTGAGCACATCCCATTTAGGCgagtcattttttttattgaaatatgaATCATTGTGTCACACTCTGCCGTTTAAAGACAAACAACGCTgagaagtttttaaaaaatctttaagTCAGGGCTACTGAGGAGGGATTTAGCATTCAGTGGACTCTTGCTGCAGTCCTCTGCAGTCCATGCCCCCTTTGCTGGGTGCCGGGTTGTTACATTGTCGACTCCTCGTCTTTGTTCCTCCGCTGCAGGAGGACCATGCACCCCAGCAATTCCAGCTGCCATCAATGGCAATTTCTGTCAGAAACGGTCACATCATATTATGTCAGACAAGAAATGTTACGTTGAATGAATTTGTATTTTGCATCTGGAAAACCAACCTTTTTGCCTCTGAGTGATCTCACAGCCACGCCCAGTGTACCCAAGgggacacacacagtcacacctggTGCCTGCGGAAGGCACCATCATCATTTCCACAACAACATCAGATATTACGATCAGACTAGTCTTGTCATTGCTCAACAAGCATGTCAGAAATACCAAAGAACTGTGACAAAATCTCTTGCTGTTGCTGTCTAACCTTAGTCAGCTGTGCGTGATGAAGGctgataagtataaaaacacaatagatAATGTCATTTTCTTACCTCTCAAAACAGCCACTCCATTGTTGTGGCAGGGGGCACAACGACAAGAACTAGCCTCAGCCAGGTACTCGGCCAGGGCCCTCTTCAGGTTTCTCTTCAGGGTAGCATCATTGGAGAAATCTCTGGAGGTCACTAGCTCATACAGTGGACGCGTCTAATAGGAAATAAAGGTATAACTGTCTTGATATTGATCCGCCTAACTGTGtcatgtctctctctgcctctacAAGAATTGATGTGGTTTCATCCCTTGAAAACAAATTAAGTATCAGCACCAAATGGGATgcaaatgtcaaagaaaaacaaacaaacaaataatcacTGTAAGTATGTCACATTCAGAAGAGAGAGGGAATAATCCAAAAGTTAATGAGCGACAACTCACTGTTTTCCGAATGAAGTCGGGGTTGAAACGCACACCGTCACCCCAAAGCCTCATCAGCTGTGGGGTGGGAAGCTTTTTAGACACCAAAGCAGTGATGGATTCACTGCTGCCCCCATGGACAACAGCAACAAAGTCCTCCACCATACTACCTTTGTTAGTTTCATCTGGAGAGACagaacatgtttgttttagCGTCAGTTCACATGTGCAATATCAAACGGGGGCCATTTGATAACCATGGAACCTCACCTCCCATCTCATTCAGCAGACCATTGCAGGATCCACCTTCACCGCCCGCTGACACATAGACGCCTTTTATGTTGACCCCAACCTTGAGGCCTGCTTGCACGCAGGACTTGTACTGCTCCAAAGAataatctaaaaaacaaaactaggTCAGGGATCAGTTGGTACACCTTCAAAATTAGGTTAGTGTTCACAAAATTAGATCACACcagcaattaaaataattttacaatTTGAACAAGATATACATAAAGTCACTGATCATAATATTTATGCAAATGCATTCTTATCATGGGAATGAGTCATTATGACCTGTCTTCTCGAGCTTCTCCTTATTTAGAATAATGGTGTGTTCGTAGTCTCCGCCGAGGGCAGCTTCTGTGATGTAGTGGGTCCCGTAgtctctgtatatctgtctgTATTCCCCATAAACATAGGACTGTGGCAAGGAGCGCAGGCGCTGCAGGAACTCAGGGTGAAGCATCAAATCATCTGACTTCAGCATGTATTGGGCTAGCTCCAGTTCTGCCTTGGCCCTTACAAAGCTGTTGGTCTGGGGACACGATGCGTGGGAATTCAGTGGGAAGTTTGATTTCACTTTACAGAACAGTGTATACACAGGTGGGCTGCGAGGAGgtcagaagaaaagaaaaaagcaaacactACTTTACCTTGCCGGAGACACTGCGAATCTTCTGAACAgattttttgtatttgtcattaCTGAAGTTGAAGCCAAATTCAAATACGCCTGGAAAACCAAAGCCGATTGAAAATGTGGTTTTGGACGTCCGCTCTTTCATAGTGTAGTCCATGTATTCGGAATATGTCTCAAAAGACTGCAGGGTAAAATCATATGTGCCTCTTGTCTGTAGATAGGTAGAGAGAACCATTTTAAATAAGCAAGCACTATtagaaagaaatagaaacaatGATTATTCCAAGTTAATCCTAGCCGGTCAACGCAAAGAGCAAGTGGTACCACTTTCTAACAAGCTCCCCCAGTACAGATACAACCACAAGCCCCATTTTATCTCTAACTCAATACTCATTAGACAGAAGTGAGTTTGTGGGCCACCTGTAGAGTGTACTGTTGCAAGTTGTAAGGCTTCCTGAATCTGGCGTCCTGGATGTACTGTGGCAAACAGCTGCCAGCATAGTATCTGTTATCAAGCACCACACCTTCCAGGTTACTGTTCAAGACGTTGATTCTGAAAGAAGAGTAACAGTGAGTTACTGCTCATTGGCTCTAAAAGCCTCGGTAGACTAAAGGCGACGTGGCTCACCCTTTGGCGAGGTTTTCGATTCCCCAGTACTCTTCAGCCTCCTGCCTGCAGGGCTTGGGAACCTTCTTACAGCCGACTTCATCTGACATGTCCCCGCAGTCGTCCTCCCCGTTACACTGCAGAGTTCTGTGCACACAGCGTCctgagtgagaggagagaaatagAATCCATTTAGCATTAGTTCATTTTTAGGGTTAATATGACTGTTACAGCACGTCTGTGACTCCAGGAAGTCTGTGCATATCTTTGAGACTTTAATACATAACCATTAACCTATTGTTACTGCTGTGTATTTCTACAAAGACATCACAAAATGTAACATCGTTATATGGTTTTCCAATAGTCTTAGTACAGCAGAGACCTGTTTGGGTGCAGAGAAATCCCTCACACAAAGGAACATTTTCACAGGTGTAGCGGGCTGGAACAGcgcactcctcctcctccctgccaAAAAAATTGCACGGCTCCCCTCCGAACTGAGACGGCTGATCAAGCTTAGCATAGCGATACTGAATGGTTGAGGGAGACAAACAAGCAAAAGGTCAGAGACATATACAGGAAGATTCACCACTAAATAAAGGTAGGGGAAGGCCCTGGAAACAGCTCCAAAATCTCTCTGTTAGCTCTGTAACAGCCAAAATCACATTAGTGGGCTGTTTTCACTTAGTCATGTCAGGGCTATTAAACCCCCCCCCCTGTAAAGTGGATCAGATAGATCACCGAAGTACATCAACAGAGATGTTTGCCAGCAGTGGAGCTCTGTACCTCAGAGAAAAACCACCCACAAGGATCAAAATGTACTGCAAGAGTGATGCATTTACTCAAAGCTAATCTCACTGCATCCAAATCCAATCTCGTGGTAATCTGTGCATGAAAATTAGTtagattcatttaatttatttagtacATTTTGGTCCACAAACGACTGACAGAttgcaaaacacatttaaccCCCATCAAATGACGTTCTACTGCTTCTATCGGCTAAGTACCTGTAAACCAGCTGCTGGCTCCACTTTCACATTGCAGTTATACGAATGTCTCTATTTTCTAATCTAACTTTCtacaagaaagcaaataagcatatttccctAATTGCTTTCTGAAATATGTCCTTAAAGGTCAGAAGATTTGTTGTGGAAGTAATGATTAGAGGAAGTAGACTGAGGGGAACATTAAGAAGCTCCTGAcctcagatgatgatgattcacTGGTAAATTTTGCTGTTATAAGCCTGAGTCAGAGGCTTTCTCCACATTAAAGAGGaagttttttcctttttaaaaataaagttgaggCAACACTGAAGCTTGTAAAATAGCTGATTCATTGGTCGTGCTTTTATCCCTGCCTCAGAGGTCACAGCTGTGTTGCTGAATGACTGCTTGTGACCAGTGATATCCATGCAGGTGCACCGCGCAGCATGGTAttgttgatttagttttaatgtCCACCTACACTATATGTTCCTTAAGCAGTAATGAGGTTTCCTTTAGGAAACGCAGTCACCAGTCCCGAGAGCTCCCTTAGAAAG
The window above is part of the Anabas testudineus chromosome 17, fAnaTes1.2, whole genome shotgun sequence genome. Proteins encoded here:
- the c8b gene encoding complement component C8 beta chain — protein: MFSAVMHTSLLHVALSLVLISNVAITTASNEGPSVREARSVGDRVVQPVDCVLSEWSAWSRCDTCQKKRYRYAKLDQPSQFGGEPCNFFGREEEECAVPARYTCENVPLCEGFLCTQTGRCVHRTLQCNGEDDCGDMSDEVGCKKVPKPCRQEAEEYWGIENLAKGINVLNSNLEGVVLDNRYYAGSCLPQYIQDARFRKPYNLQQYTLQTRGTYDFTLQSFETYSEYMDYTMKERTSKTTFSIGFGFPGVFEFGFNFSNDKYKKSVQKIRSVSGKTNSFVRAKAELELAQYMLKSDDLMLHPEFLQRLRSLPQSYVYGEYRQIYRDYGTHYITEAALGGDYEHTIILNKEKLEKTDYSLEQYKSCVQAGLKVGVNIKGVYVSAGGEGGSCNGLLNEMGDETNKGSMVEDFVAVVHGGSSESITALVSKKLPTPQLMRLWGDGVRFNPDFIRKTTRPLYELVTSRDFSNDATLKRNLKRALAEYLAEASSCRCAPCHNNGVAVLRGTRCDCVCPLGYTGRGCEITQRQKEIAIDGSWNCWGAWSSCSGGTKTRSRQCNNPAPSKGGMDCRGLQQESTEC
- the c8a gene encoding complement component C8 alpha chain, with translation MGLFNNILLALCTLHILINCSPTVNAYRRPWRAADNRVSGVERRRARAVNRPIPVNCKLGSWSTWTPCNSCTDKKFRFRYMEKPSQFGGTECVDTLWERLACPTATTDCEVPDYCGESFTCKETGRCISQSLRCNGELDCDDFSDEEGCASFNQRDDKCSTLLPIPGAERGTQGYNVLTGDFVDHVLDPKYYGGQCEYVYNGDWRKFTYDAFCENLHYSEDDKNYRKPYNYHTYHFVAQATSEGSHEYFNDMVSLLNARKTEKSFNLGFSFGINKIEGTLSGSDESEFLKNITKYKNQDVGFVRLFSKVQTANFKVRTNKLMLHEDFYVALMELPEQYDFGMYSRFFNTFGTHYVTEGTMGGTLEYVVVINKTSLASSDIEGEQAGRCFGASIGISKSLNPQVTEGLKLGGNLCNKEGSYSEDRKSNSVSIDDIVTLVKGGIPYSSSGLLVIRNPDTYRNWGATLKYNPALINYEIMPIHELVQLSTAADHVGARLANLKRGWDEYLQQFNPCRCAPCKHNGIPVLTGTSCSCICKEGYRGDACEETHRGATKTDGQWSCWGAWSSCASGRKTRTRTCDNPPPEGGGAACLGSSSQTLRC